Proteins from one Streptosporangium becharense genomic window:
- a CDS encoding non-reducing end alpha-L-arabinofuranosidase family hydrolase produces MRYKHLAVVATVAILLTGLFVASSANAATVDTGAWYVLVNRNSGKALDVYNLSTADGGRITQWTRNNGNQQQWRFVDSGGGYYRLKSRHSGKVLDVHDFSTADGGSIVQWADLNGANQQWRLADSGGYLRLINRNSNKALEVQGASTADGANIVQHSDWNGSNQQWQLVPVGSDPNPGGNLPSSFQWSSSGVLAGPKPDSSHPSVAVKDFSVIRHNNQWHIYATNATGNGWNLVHYAFGDWSQAANAQYTYLDQSGVGPGYRAAPQVFYFAPQNLWYLVYQTQPPTYSTSTDPANPRSWSAPRRFIDQEPAIVQQNKGNGTWIDFWVICDASNCYLFFNDDNGHVYRAQTTLANFPNGFGNTQIVLSDSAYRLFEAVNVYKIQGQNRYLMMNEAIGSDGRRWFRSWTSTSLTGTWTPLAAEENNPFARHNNVTFPAGAWTRDISHGELVRASNDQTLTINPCRLQFVYQGQSPSASGDYGRLPWRMGLLTQTNSPC; encoded by the coding sequence GTGAGGTACAAGCACTTGGCCGTCGTCGCCACGGTGGCCATCCTCTTAACGGGCCTCTTCGTCGCCTCGTCCGCGAACGCGGCGACGGTCGACACCGGCGCGTGGTATGTGCTGGTGAACCGCAACAGCGGCAAGGCGCTGGACGTCTACAACCTGTCCACCGCCGACGGCGGCCGCATCACCCAGTGGACCCGCAACAACGGCAACCAGCAGCAGTGGCGGTTCGTCGACTCCGGCGGCGGCTACTACCGGCTCAAGTCCCGCCACTCCGGCAAGGTCCTGGACGTCCACGACTTCTCCACCGCCGACGGCGGCTCCATCGTGCAGTGGGCCGACCTGAACGGTGCCAACCAGCAATGGCGCCTGGCCGACTCCGGCGGCTACCTCCGCCTGATCAACCGCAACAGCAACAAGGCTCTGGAGGTGCAGGGGGCCTCCACCGCCGACGGCGCCAACATCGTCCAGCACTCCGACTGGAACGGCAGCAACCAGCAATGGCAACTCGTCCCCGTCGGCAGCGACCCGAACCCGGGCGGCAACCTGCCGTCGTCCTTCCAGTGGAGCTCCAGCGGCGTGCTGGCCGGCCCGAAGCCCGACTCGAGTCACCCCAGCGTCGCGGTCAAGGACTTCTCCGTCATCCGGCACAACAACCAGTGGCACATCTACGCGACCAACGCCACCGGCAACGGCTGGAACCTGGTCCACTACGCCTTCGGCGACTGGTCGCAGGCCGCCAACGCGCAGTACACCTACCTCGACCAGAGCGGCGTCGGCCCCGGCTACCGCGCCGCGCCGCAAGTGTTCTACTTCGCCCCGCAGAACCTGTGGTATCTCGTCTACCAGACCCAGCCGCCGACCTACTCGACCAGCACCGATCCGGCCAACCCGCGCTCCTGGTCGGCGCCGCGCCGGTTCATCGATCAAGAGCCGGCGATCGTTCAGCAGAACAAGGGCAACGGCACCTGGATCGACTTCTGGGTCATCTGCGACGCCTCTAACTGCTACCTGTTCTTCAACGACGACAACGGCCACGTCTATCGGGCCCAGACCACGCTGGCGAACTTCCCCAACGGTTTCGGCAACACCCAGATCGTGTTGTCCGACAGCGCCTACCGCCTGTTCGAGGCCGTCAACGTCTACAAGATCCAGGGCCAGAACCGGTACCTCATGATGAACGAGGCCATCGGTTCCGACGGTCGCCGCTGGTTCCGGTCGTGGACCTCCACCAGCCTGACGGGCACATGGACGCCGCTGGCGGCCGAGGAGAACAATCCCTTCGCCCGCCACAACAACGTGACCTTCCCCGCCGGAGCCTGGACACGTGACATCAGCCACGGCGAGCTGGTCCGGGCGAGCAACGACCAGACGCTGACGATCAACCCGTGCCGCCTCCAGTTCGTCTACCAGGGCCAAAGCCCGTCAGCGAGCGGCGACTACGGCCGCCTGCCCTGGCGCATGGGCCTGCTGACGCAGACCAACTCCCCCTGCTGA
- a CDS encoding carbohydrate ABC transporter permease, with protein MSTSTVAPPASPAARVPAGRPDPGTARRLPSVKKVAIAAGAYLVAFVFLFPYIQMVLTALRPQEELRQATLLPERFAWSNFVTFWSSGLSGNLLVSLQVAAGSTILVLLVALPAAYYTARHEFRGRTAFMILVLITQMFQPTAMLVGIYREFHQLGLVDTVWSLILVNGGFNLAFAVWILNAYFASIPRELEEAAFLDGNGRMGTLFRITLPLAAPGVVTALIFTFIAAWNEFVVALTLTTSPGNQPLTVALNSFIGQYQVDWQNLFAGSVIATIPVIILFALIEGKVVGGLTAGSVK; from the coding sequence ATGAGCACGTCCACCGTGGCGCCTCCGGCGTCTCCGGCGGCGCGCGTCCCCGCGGGGCGCCCGGACCCGGGAACCGCTCGAAGGCTGCCGTCCGTCAAGAAGGTCGCCATCGCGGCGGGCGCCTACCTCGTCGCGTTCGTCTTCCTGTTCCCCTACATCCAGATGGTGCTCACCGCGCTCCGCCCGCAGGAAGAACTGCGCCAGGCCACCCTGCTGCCCGAGCGTTTCGCCTGGTCGAACTTCGTCACCTTCTGGTCCAGCGGGCTGTCCGGCAACCTCCTGGTCAGCCTCCAGGTGGCGGCGGGTTCGACGATCCTGGTGCTGCTCGTGGCGCTGCCCGCCGCGTACTACACCGCACGGCACGAATTCCGGGGCCGCACGGCGTTCATGATCCTGGTGCTGATAACCCAGATGTTCCAGCCGACCGCCATGCTCGTCGGCATCTACCGCGAGTTCCACCAGCTCGGCCTGGTGGACACCGTGTGGTCGCTCATCCTGGTCAACGGGGGTTTCAACCTGGCCTTCGCGGTCTGGATCCTCAACGCCTACTTCGCCTCGATCCCGCGCGAACTGGAGGAGGCGGCGTTCCTCGACGGCAACGGCCGGATGGGGACGCTGTTCCGGATCACCCTCCCGCTGGCCGCGCCGGGAGTGGTCACCGCTCTCATCTTCACCTTCATCGCCGCCTGGAACGAGTTCGTGGTGGCGCTCACGCTCACCACCTCCCCGGGCAACCAGCCCCTGACCGTCGCCCTGAACTCCTTCATCGGCCAATACCAGGTCGACTGGCAGAATCTCTTCGCGGGCTCTGTGATCGCCACGATCCCGGTCATCATCCTGTTCGCCCTCATCGAGGGCAAGGTCGTGGGCGGTCTCACCGCCGGCTCCGTCAAGTGA
- a CDS encoding DUF1918 domain-containing protein: MKAAVGDKLIVEGTHGGDHRKIGFIVELHHQDGSPPYVVRWEDDQHESLVFPGPDAHVVPNEPD; encoded by the coding sequence GTGAAGGCAGCCGTAGGAGACAAGTTGATCGTCGAGGGCACGCACGGCGGTGACCACCGCAAGATCGGTTTCATCGTGGAACTGCACCACCAGGACGGCAGCCCGCCGTATGTGGTGCGCTGGGAGGACGACCAGCACGAGAGTCTCGTCTTCCCCGGCCCCGACGCTCATGTGGTGCCGAACGAGCCGGACTGA
- a CDS encoding LacI family DNA-binding transcriptional regulator, with product MTAESSPLTIAQLAELAGVSTATVSKVVNGRSEVSSGTRAAVEELIRQHGYRRQRRRSTAAALVELVFHALEGDYPVEITKGVAEVAREHELMVGISDLHHDRTAGDAWLKGVLRRRPSGVIAVFSGLTETQHEQLARREIPLILLDPADAPVRNIPSVGAGNWNGGLTATRHLLELGHRRIAIITGPDSALSSRARLDGYRTALDMAGVPVDPELVGRGDFLIEGGLTEAHRLLRLPDRPTAIFATNDGQAIGVYHAAHQLGLRIPGDLSVIGFDDMPSVRWAIPPLTTIRQPLAEMAAAATSMLLRLAHGEQLPQSRVELATELVIRKSTAPPALPPT from the coding sequence ATGACTGCGGAGTCGTCCCCCCTCACCATCGCCCAGCTCGCCGAGCTGGCCGGCGTTTCCACCGCGACGGTCTCCAAGGTCGTGAACGGCCGTTCCGAGGTGTCGTCCGGAACCCGCGCGGCGGTGGAAGAGCTCATCCGCCAGCACGGCTACCGGCGACAGCGCCGCCGATCCACGGCGGCGGCCCTGGTGGAACTGGTCTTCCATGCATTGGAGGGTGACTATCCCGTCGAGATCACCAAAGGCGTAGCGGAGGTCGCGCGTGAGCACGAGCTCATGGTGGGGATATCGGACCTGCATCACGACCGCACCGCCGGAGACGCCTGGCTGAAGGGTGTGCTGCGGCGCCGCCCGAGCGGCGTGATCGCGGTATTCTCCGGCCTGACCGAAACCCAGCACGAACAACTCGCCCGCCGTGAGATCCCGCTGATCCTGCTGGATCCGGCCGACGCTCCTGTGAGAAACATCCCGTCGGTCGGCGCCGGCAACTGGAATGGCGGGCTCACGGCGACCCGCCACCTCCTGGAACTCGGGCATCGCCGTATCGCCATCATCACCGGGCCGGACTCCGCCCTGTCCAGCCGGGCCCGTCTTGACGGTTATCGAACCGCCCTGGACATGGCAGGCGTGCCCGTTGATCCGGAGCTGGTCGGCCGGGGGGACTTTCTCATCGAGGGAGGTCTGACCGAGGCGCACCGCCTGCTGCGCCTGCCCGACCGGCCGACCGCGATCTTCGCCACGAACGACGGCCAGGCCATCGGCGTCTACCACGCGGCCCACCAGCTCGGCCTGCGCATTCCGGGCGATCTCAGTGTGATCGGCTTCGACGACATGCCTTCGGTGCGGTGGGCCATCCCGCCACTGACCACCATCCGCCAGCCCCTCGCCGAAATGGCCGCCGCGGCCACCTCGATGCTGCTGAGACTGGCCCATGGCGAGCAGCTGCCACAGAGCCGCGTCGAGCTGGCCACTGAGCTCGTCATACGCAAGAGCACCGCGCCTCCCGCACTCCCGCCCACCTGA
- a CDS encoding cytochrome P450, with protein sequence MTSLPLSDPGGPGSVVLGRHAQVRAVLTDPRFTVAPVPRPPFAPTVAWLRGAVGRFAEGALHAERRAAVERVLAGLDTAALRAEASRLASASDADAGPVLVRVLAVALGVRAGDGPEAARAVAAVAPAYLPGPGSVRTGQADEAVARLRRLLGDPDPQRFAVLAGLLAQACQPTAALVRSALAVRTGACPVEDLLAETSRHDPPVRVLRRVARALDVERHAGRATVPDAASHMRMGVGVDIGVDTVTDIRADIVTGIGVDTVMGVGGDTGTDAAVDAMVNVVLDVAAANRDPRVFRDPDAFVPGRAGEHLTFGAGPRACPGRRIALALAAGAVEGAGER encoded by the coding sequence ATGACATCCCTGCCCCTCTCGGACCCCGGCGGACCGGGCTCGGTGGTCCTGGGCCGCCACGCCCAGGTGCGGGCGGTCCTGACCGACCCCCGTTTCACCGTCGCGCCCGTGCCCCGCCCGCCGTTCGCGCCGACCGTCGCCTGGCTGCGCGGCGCGGTCGGCCGTTTCGCGGAGGGTGCCCTGCACGCCGAACGGCGGGCCGCGGTCGAGCGGGTGCTGGCGGGCCTGGACACGGCGGCGTTGCGGGCCGAGGCGTCCCGGCTCGCCTCGGCGTCCGATGCGGACGCCGGACCGGTCCTGGTGCGGGTGCTGGCCGTCGCGCTGGGGGTGCGGGCCGGGGACGGGCCGGAGGCGGCGCGGGCGGTCGCGGCGGTCGCCCCGGCCTACCTGCCCGGCCCCGGTTCCGTCCGGACCGGGCAGGCCGACGAGGCGGTGGCCCGGCTACGGCGCCTGCTGGGCGACCCCGATCCGCAGCGGTTCGCCGTGCTGGCCGGGTTGCTCGCCCAGGCGTGCCAGCCGACCGCCGCCCTGGTCCGCTCCGCCTTGGCCGTCCGGACGGGGGCCTGCCCGGTGGAGGACCTGCTGGCCGAGACGTCGCGCCACGATCCGCCGGTACGGGTGCTGCGCCGGGTGGCACGCGCGCTCGACGTGGAACGCCACGCGGGACGGGCGACGGTGCCGGATGCGGCGTCGCATATGCGGATGGGCGTCGGGGTGGACATCGGGGTGGACACAGTGACGGACATCAGGGCGGACATCGTGACGGGCATCGGGGTGGACACGGTGATGGGCGTCGGGGGGGACACCGGGACGGACGCGGCGGTGGACGCCATGGTGAACGTGGTGCTGGACGTGGCGGCGGCCAACCGGGATCCGCGGGTGTTCCGGGACCCGGACGCCTTCGTACCGGGCCGGGCGGGGGAGCACCTCACGTTCGGGGCCGGGCCACGCGCCTGCCCGGGACGCCGGATCGCGCTGGCGTTGGCGGCCGGGGCGGTCGAGGGGGCCGGAGAACGGTGA
- a CDS encoding ArsR/SmtB family transcription factor, producing the protein MTTAPHTSLAATAALLADGTRARFCLALLDGRAWTAAELAAHAGVTASTASEHLSRLVEGGILAEERQGRHRYVRLAGPEVAELIEDLAGHAAAGDTAARPATLRAHGAARAMAAARTCYDHLAGRLGVAVADALAARGLLLRDAGFALSGAGLAWFETDLGVRPAARGRRPLVRPCLDWTERRHHLGGTAGAVLCAVFLERGWVVRIGSGRALRVTESGDRALHALLGVVLDPAVA; encoded by the coding sequence ATGACAACCGCGCCGCACACGTCGCTGGCCGCGACCGCCGCCCTGCTCGCCGACGGCACCCGCGCCCGGTTCTGCCTGGCGCTGCTGGACGGGCGGGCCTGGACCGCCGCGGAACTGGCCGCCCACGCCGGGGTGACGGCCTCCACCGCCAGTGAGCATCTGTCCCGCCTGGTCGAGGGCGGGATCCTCGCCGAGGAGCGGCAGGGACGGCACCGCTACGTGCGCCTGGCCGGGCCGGAGGTGGCCGAGTTGATCGAGGATCTGGCCGGCCACGCCGCCGCGGGTGACACGGCGGCACGGCCGGCGACGCTGCGTGCCCACGGTGCCGCCCGGGCCATGGCCGCGGCCCGCACCTGCTACGACCACCTGGCCGGCCGTCTCGGGGTGGCCGTCGCCGACGCGCTGGCCGCCCGAGGGCTTCTGCTGCGCGACGCGGGGTTCGCGCTCAGCGGTGCGGGGCTGGCGTGGTTCGAGACCGATCTGGGGGTACGGCCGGCGGCCCGCGGCCGACGCCCCCTGGTACGGCCGTGCCTGGACTGGACCGAGCGCCGCCACCACCTGGGCGGCACCGCCGGGGCGGTGCTGTGCGCGGTCTTCCTGGAACGCGGCTGGGTAGTCCGGATCGGATCGGGACGGGCGCTGCGCGTCACCGAGTCCGGCGACCGGGCGCTGCACGCCCTGCTCGGCGTCGTCCTCGACCCGGCGGTCGCCTGA
- a CDS encoding SDR family oxidoreductase, producing the protein MSENMSEKTIALVTGANKGIGYEIAAGLGARGWSVGVGARDEQRREDAVATLRAAGTDAFGVPLDVTDDGSVTAAVRLIEERAGRLDVLVNNAGVAGGRPEEPTTIDLETVRRLVETNVIGVIRVTNAMLPLLRRSKHPRIVNQSSHVGSLTLQTAPGVDLGGISGAYAPTKTYLNAVTIQYAKELSGTNILINNACPGYVATDLNGFSGTQTPEQGAAIAIRLATLPDDGPTGQLFDDNGVVPW; encoded by the coding sequence ATGAGCGAGAACATGAGCGAGAAGACGATCGCGCTGGTCACTGGCGCGAACAAGGGAATCGGGTATGAGATCGCAGCCGGGCTGGGTGCGCGGGGCTGGAGTGTCGGTGTCGGCGCCCGGGACGAGCAGCGCCGGGAGGACGCCGTGGCCACGTTGCGCGCGGCTGGTACCGACGCATTCGGCGTGCCCCTGGACGTGACCGACGACGGGAGCGTGACCGCCGCGGTCCGACTGATCGAGGAGCGGGCAGGACGGCTCGACGTACTGGTCAACAACGCCGGCGTCGCCGGCGGCCGGCCGGAGGAACCCACGACCATCGACCTCGAGACCGTGCGGCGACTGGTGGAGACCAACGTCATCGGCGTCATCAGGGTCACCAACGCCATGCTGCCGTTGCTGCGCCGCTCGAAGCACCCGCGGATCGTCAACCAGTCCAGCCACGTCGGCTCCCTGACACTGCAGACCGCGCCCGGCGTCGACCTCGGGGGGATCAGCGGGGCCTACGCGCCGACGAAAACCTACCTCAACGCCGTCACCATCCAGTACGCCAAGGAGCTGAGCGGCACCAACATCCTGATCAACAACGCCTGCCCCGGTTACGTGGCCACCGACCTCAACGGATTCAGCGGGACCCAGACCCCCGAGCAGGGTGCGGCGATCGCCATCCGGCTGGCGACCCTGCCGGACGACGGCCCGACCGGCCAGCTGTTCGACGACAACGGGGTCGTACCCTGGTGA
- a CDS encoding RICIN domain-containing protein, translated as MLAVLSSLLLVGVFLTAQASAATVDTGAWYVLVNRNSGKALDVYNLSTADGGRITQWTRNNGNQQQWQFVDSGGGYYRLKSRHSGKVLDVHDFSTADGGSIVQWADLNGANQQWRLADSGGYLRLINRNSNKALEVQGASTADGANIVQYSDWNGSNQQWQLVRVG; from the coding sequence GTGCTCGCGGTTCTCTCGTCTCTGCTTCTCGTGGGCGTGTTCCTCACGGCCCAGGCGTCGGCGGCGACGGTTGACACCGGCGCGTGGTATGTGCTGGTGAACCGCAACAGCGGCAAGGCGCTGGACGTCTACAACCTGTCCACCGCCGACGGCGGCCGCATCACCCAGTGGACCCGCAACAACGGCAACCAGCAGCAGTGGCAGTTCGTCGACTCCGGCGGCGGCTACTACCGGCTCAAGTCCCGCCACTCCGGCAAGGTCCTGGACGTCCACGACTTCTCCACCGCCGACGGCGGCTCCATCGTGCAGTGGGCCGACCTGAACGGTGCCAACCAGCAATGGCGCCTGGCCGACTCCGGCGGCTACCTCCGCCTGATCAACCGCAACAGCAACAAGGCTCTGGAGGTGCAGGGGGCCTCCACCGCCGACGGCGCCAACATCGTCCAGTACTCCGACTGGAACGGCAGCAACCAACAGTGGCAGCTCGTCCGCGTCGGGTGA
- a CDS encoding isocitrate lyase/PEP mutase family protein, giving the protein MSVPTTAERFAALHRPGRPLLLPNAWDHASAVALARAGFAAVGTTSLGVAAAAGLPDAACATREQTLALARSLTGLDVPVTVDIEGGFGGTPAQVTELVAELAGAGVAGVNLEDGRGTGLAAVAAQAELIGEIKTRVPGVFLNARTDAFWLGVPEARAEALARVRAYAGAGADGVFVPGAADGGDVEPLVCAAGVPLNVLVQPGVPVERLAAMGVARISFGSLLFRAALHAAVTTALEVSRGLPPACGIPSYEAVQALHRHG; this is encoded by the coding sequence GTGAGCGTCCCGACGACGGCCGAGCGGTTCGCCGCGCTGCACCGCCCCGGGCGGCCGCTGCTGCTGCCCAACGCCTGGGACCACGCCTCGGCGGTGGCGCTGGCCCGGGCCGGGTTCGCCGCGGTCGGGACGACGAGCCTGGGAGTGGCGGCGGCGGCCGGCCTGCCGGACGCCGCCTGCGCGACCCGGGAGCAGACGCTGGCGCTGGCCAGGTCGCTCACCGGCCTGGACGTGCCGGTGACGGTGGACATCGAGGGTGGCTTCGGCGGTACACCCGCGCAGGTGACCGAGCTGGTGGCGGAACTGGCCGGGGCGGGCGTGGCCGGGGTCAACCTGGAGGACGGGCGGGGGACCGGCCTGGCCGCCGTCGCGGCGCAGGCGGAACTGATCGGCGAGATCAAGACCCGGGTGCCGGGGGTGTTCCTCAACGCGCGGACCGACGCGTTCTGGCTGGGCGTGCCCGAAGCCCGTGCCGAGGCGCTGGCGCGGGTGCGCGCCTACGCCGGGGCGGGAGCCGACGGGGTGTTCGTGCCGGGTGCGGCCGACGGCGGTGACGTCGAGCCGTTGGTGTGCGCGGCCGGAGTACCGCTGAACGTCCTGGTCCAGCCGGGAGTGCCGGTGGAGCGGCTGGCCGCGATGGGGGTGGCCCGGATCAGTTTCGGATCGCTGCTGTTCCGGGCGGCGCTGCACGCGGCCGTCACCACGGCGCTGGAGGTGTCCCGGGGGTTGCCGCCCGCCTGTGGCATCCCCTCCTACGAGGCGGTGCAGGCGCTGCACCGCCATGGCTGA
- a CDS encoding LysR family transcriptional regulator, producing MEIRELRYFVAVAEELHFGKAAQRLGIAQPPLSRTIIQLERRLGIALLERNSRKVTLTEAGGVLLAEGRAILSAVTAAERRTQRAAAAHPSLVLAVKSGTAGELLTKLLDAYAADPGAATVELLLCEAHRHQQLLQDGQADVALLHLPFDSAAGLDTETLYTEGQVAVLPASHPLAGRSQVRMADVTALPELPMARWPGPGGGYPEGPGVEVRNLTQLFQLIALGRTTAVIPESAGADLRRDLAAVPVLDAPPVTTVIAWPPHSRLRAVADLIRVATRL from the coding sequence ATGGAAATACGCGAGCTGCGCTATTTCGTCGCCGTCGCCGAGGAGCTGCACTTCGGCAAGGCTGCCCAGCGCCTCGGGATAGCCCAGCCGCCCCTGTCCCGCACGATCATCCAGCTCGAACGGCGGCTCGGAATCGCCCTGCTGGAACGCAACAGCCGCAAGGTCACGCTCACCGAGGCCGGAGGCGTGCTGCTGGCCGAAGGACGCGCGATCCTCAGCGCAGTGACCGCAGCCGAGCGGCGTACCCAACGGGCCGCGGCAGCACACCCCAGCCTCGTCCTCGCCGTCAAATCCGGCACCGCCGGCGAGCTGCTGACGAAACTGCTCGACGCCTACGCCGCGGACCCCGGCGCAGCCACCGTCGAGCTGCTGCTCTGCGAGGCACACCGGCACCAGCAGCTGCTGCAGGACGGGCAAGCCGACGTGGCTCTGCTCCACCTGCCCTTCGACTCGGCAGCCGGGCTCGACACCGAAACCCTGTACACCGAGGGACAGGTCGCGGTCCTGCCGGCCTCACACCCGCTCGCCGGCCGCTCCCAGGTCCGGATGGCCGACGTCACCGCACTGCCAGAGCTCCCGATGGCCCGCTGGCCCGGTCCCGGCGGCGGCTACCCAGAAGGGCCGGGCGTAGAGGTACGGAACCTGACACAGCTCTTCCAGCTGATCGCGCTCGGCCGTACCACTGCGGTCATTCCCGAGTCAGCCGGCGCCGACCTGCGCCGGGACCTCGCCGCCGTGCCGGTCCTGGACGCTCCGCCCGTGACAACGGTGATCGCCTGGCCGCCGCACAGCCGCCTTCGCGCGGTCGCTGACCTGATCCGCGTTGCAACACGTCTTTGA
- a CDS encoding aldo/keto reductase produces the protein MQKRELGRTGRQVGVVGLGAWQLGADWGEVGEDEALATLEAAVDAGVTFIDTADVYGDGRSERIVGRLTKGRPGLTVATKMGRRVAQEPSAYTLDNFRAWTDRSRANLGVDTLDLVQLHCPPTPVYSADAVFDALDTLVEEGRVAAYGVSVETCEEALTAIARPGVATVQIILNALRLKPLERVLPAAAEAGVGIIARVPLASGLLSGKYDESTVFAPDDHRTYNRHGEAFDVGETFSGVDYATGLEAVRRLTPLVPPGMTTAQFALRWIIDQPGVSVVIPGARNPGQARANAAAAAAGPLPEATLRAVREIYDELVRPQVHHRW, from the coding sequence GTGCAGAAACGTGAATTGGGCAGAACCGGTAGGCAGGTCGGCGTCGTCGGGTTGGGCGCCTGGCAGCTCGGGGCGGACTGGGGCGAGGTCGGCGAGGACGAGGCGCTGGCCACGCTTGAGGCGGCCGTCGACGCCGGGGTGACCTTCATCGACACCGCCGACGTGTACGGCGACGGCCGCAGCGAACGGATCGTCGGACGGCTGACCAAGGGCAGGCCCGGTCTGACCGTCGCCACCAAGATGGGCCGCCGCGTCGCCCAGGAGCCGTCCGCCTACACCCTGGACAACTTCCGGGCCTGGACCGACCGCTCCCGCGCCAACCTCGGCGTCGACACCCTCGACCTGGTGCAGCTGCACTGCCCGCCCACCCCGGTCTACTCGGCCGACGCGGTCTTCGACGCCCTCGACACCCTCGTCGAGGAGGGCCGCGTCGCCGCGTACGGGGTGAGCGTCGAGACCTGTGAGGAGGCGCTGACCGCCATCGCACGGCCGGGCGTGGCCACCGTGCAGATCATCCTCAACGCCCTGCGCCTCAAGCCGCTGGAGAGGGTACTCCCGGCGGCGGCCGAGGCCGGGGTCGGGATCATCGCCCGCGTCCCGCTGGCCAGCGGCCTGCTGTCCGGCAAGTACGACGAGTCCACGGTCTTCGCCCCCGACGACCACCGCACCTACAACCGGCACGGCGAGGCGTTCGACGTCGGCGAGACCTTCTCCGGCGTCGACTACGCCACCGGCCTGGAGGCGGTGCGCCGCCTGACCCCGCTGGTCCCGCCCGGGATGACCACGGCGCAGTTCGCGCTGCGCTGGATCATCGATCAGCCCGGTGTCTCCGTGGTCATCCCCGGTGCCCGCAACCCTGGGCAGGCCCGCGCCAACGCCGCCGCCGCAGCGGCCGGCCCGTTGCCCGAGGCCACCCTGCGCGCCGTGCGGGAGATCTACGACGAGCTCGTCCGCCCGCAGGTCCACCACCGCTGGTGA